DNA from Nitriliruptor alkaliphilus DSM 45188:
GGCACGGTGACGCACAGGTCCGGGAGGTGGCCGATGCCACCCTCGGAAAGGTAGACGTCGTTGTGGAAGTACACGTCCCCGGGACGCATGGTCTCGATGGGGAAGTCGCGGACCACCGGCTGCACGAGGGCCGAGTACGACCGACCCGTGAGCTTGCGCATCCGGACGTCGTAGATGCCGGCCCGGTAGTCGTGGGCGTCGCGGATCATCGGGGACCGCGAGGTGCGGCCGATCGCGTCCTCGACCTCCTTCTCGATGGACGCCAGGGTGCCCTGGACGATCTCGAGGACGATGGGGTCGATGCCCTTGTCGGTGCCCATCAGCGTGCTCCGGTCAGGTCGGCGCCGGTCGACACAGCGCCGGCGGGCTCGAGCACCGTCGCCGCGGTCACCACGAGGTTGGCGAGGTCGTCGACACGGGCGGTGAACCCAGGGTGCAGCGGCACCGTCGAGCCGAACTCCTCGATGATGGCCGGTCCCTCGACGCGGTCCCCGGCGAGCAACCGCTCGCGGGCGTAGATCGGGGTGTCGACCGGGTCGCCGCCGAAGGTGACCGCCCGCGTCCCGGTGCGGGCCCGCGACGGGTCGCCGTCCCCCACCTCGAGGCGGCGCAGCTGCGGACGCTCGATGGGTCCGATGCCGCTGACGCGGAGGTTGACCCACTCGACGGCGTGGGCGTGTCCTCCACCCCCGGCCGCACCCGCCCCACCGGCGTCGCGGTAGCAGTACCCGTAGAGCCGTTCGTGCTCGTCGTGGAAGGCGTCGACCACCGCGCGCTGGAAGTCGACGTCGATCGGCCCGGCCGGCGCGGGGACCCGCACCTCGAAGGCCTGCCCGTCGTAGCGCAGGTCCGCGGTGCGGACGAACCGGTGATCGCTCGCCGCGAAGCCCTCGCGGTCCAGGGCGTCGGCCGCCCGCGACTCGAGGGTGCGGTAGACGGCGGCCACCTCGTCACGGTCGAGCCTCCCGTCGGTGACCACGTGGGTCTGCACGTAGTCGTTCTTGACGTCCACGGTGAGCAGCCCGAGGGCCGACAGGTTGCCCGGGTCGAGCGGGACGACGACCGCGCTGAGGCCGAGGATGTCGATCAGCCGGCAGATCAGCAGCGGCCCCGACCCACCGAACGCGGCCATCGCGAACTCGCGCACGTCGAGACCGCGCTTGACGGTCACCTGACGGATGGCGTTGGCCTGGTTCCACGCCGAGATCTCCAGGATCCCTCGTGCGGCATCGGCCGGCGCCAGCCCGAGCGCACCGGCGAGCCGTTCGATCCCCGCCGTGGCCGCGGCGGCGTCGAGGTCGATCTCGCCACCGAGCAGGTGCGGGGGGATGCGCCCGAGGAAGACGTGCGCGTCGGTGACGGTGGGCTCGGTGCCCCCCTTGGCGTAACAGAGCGGACCGGGGTCGGCGCCGGCCGATCGCGGCCCGACCTTGAGGTTGCCCTCGGGGTTGATCCAGGCGATCGAGCCGCCGCCCGCCCCGACGGTCACGATGTCGATCATCGGGATCTTCGACGGGAACCGCCCGATCGTCCCCTCGGTGGTGAGGGTCGGTTCTCCCCCGAGCACCACGGACACGTCGGTCGAGGTCCCCCCACCGTCGCAGGTCAGGATGCGTTCGTAGCCGGCCTCGCCGGCCACGAGCGCCGCACCGAGCGCACCCGCAGCCGGCCCGGACAGCACGGTGGTGATCGGCTGGTGCACGACCTCGTCGGCGCTGATCACGCCCCCGTTCGACTTCATGATGTAGAACGGGACGTTCACCGCGGCCGGACCTGCGCCGTCGGTCGGTGCACCGTCGGCCCCGGTGCTGGTGAAGGCCGCCAGCCGTTCGGCGATGCCCCGGATGTAGCGGCCGACCCGCGGCTTGACCGAGGCGTCGACCAGGGTCGTGACGGTGCGCTCGTACTCGCGGTACTCGCGCAGCACCTCGCTGGACAACGACACCGTCGCGGTCGGGTGCTCGCGCCGGATGATCTCGAGCAGCCGGCGCTCGTGGCTGTCGTCGGCGTAGGAGTGCAGCAGGCACACCCCGATGGTGTCGATGCCCTGGTCGCGGAACCACCGGGCGACCTCAGCCGCGCCGTCCTCGTCGAGGGGGCGGACCTCGTGGCCTCGGAAGTCGAGCCGGCCGCCGACCTCGCGCACCCGATCGACCGGCACGATGCGGTCGGGCTTGATCCAGAAGTAGCTGTTGCCGTACCCCTCGGGCACCGACTGGCGCGCGATCTCGAGCACGTAGCGGTAGCCCTCGGTGGTGATCAGACCCATGTGCTCGATGTCGTCCTCGAGCAGCGCGTTGGTGGCCACGGTCGTGCCGTGCGAGACCGCGGCCACGTCAGCGCCCCCCGCGCCGACCATCTGCAGGACCTTGTCGACGCCGGCGAGGAACCCGCGGCCAGGGTCGTCGGGGGTCGACGGGGTCTTGGTGGTGGTCAGCGCGCCGGTCGCCTCGTCGAAGGCGACCACGTCGGTGAAGGTGCCACCCGTGTCGATGCCGATGCGGATGCGTCTCACGGGTACGGCCTCCCGAAGCTGGTGCCGGAACGGTGGGTGGTGAAGGCGGCGTCGGACCCCTCGAGGGCGACCGCGGCGAGGGCCGCGCCGGCGAGGGCCACGGCGTCCTCACCCGGCGCCGCGATCACCTGGGTCCCGATGGGCAGCCCGGCGGGGCCGGTCAGACCCGGCACGGAGGTGGTGGGGGTGCCGAGGAGGGTCCACGCGCGGCACAGAAGCGGATCGCCGGTGGTGTCGATCGGCGGTGCTTCGCCGAGGACGCTCGGGGCGAGCACCACCCTGGCGTCGGCGAACACGTCGGTCAGCTGCGCCCGGCAGCGGTCGGCCAGCGCGAGCGCGTCGTCGTACCGGTCGGCGGACGCGCCCGCCTCGTCGAGGTAGCGGCGGAGCTGGTCGGACAACAGATCGCCGTGGTCACGCCGCTCCGCGTCGAGGTTGCGACGCAGCTCGACGGCCATGATGACCTGCTGCGCGTCCACGAGGCCGGCGAAGTCGGGCGGCAGGGTGACCTCGATCACGTCGGCGAACCGGGCGAGGTGCTCGGCGCCGGCCTCGACCGCCACGCGGGTCGACGCGTCGAGCGCATCCCACCAGGGGGTGCGGCAGAACCCGAACCGAGGCCGTGTGCCGAGGTCGATCGGCGCGAACCGGTCGAGGTCACCGGCCATGACGCCGAGGGCGACCGCGACGTCACGGATGTCCCGGCCGAAGGCACCGACGTGGTCCAGGGTGGTCGAGCACGCCTTCACGCCGTCGGTCGGGATGGCACCGATGGTGGCCTTGCCGCCGAAGACCCCGCAGAAGGAGGCGGGCCGCACGACCGAGCCGGCCGTCTGGGTCCCGAGGGCGAGCGGCACGCCGCCCGCAGCGACGGCCGCCGCCGAGCCCGACGACGATCCCCCTGGGGTGCGGGTCGGGTCGGCGGGGTGCGCGGTCGGACCGGGGGTGAAGACCGCGAACTCGGTCGTGACGGTCTTGCCGAGGATCACGGCGCCGGCCTCGCGCAAGCGCGCCACCGCCGTGGCGTCCGTGGCTGGCCGGTGCCCGTCGTAGATGGGCGAGCCGTACGCGGTCGGTTGGTCGGCGGTGTCGATCAGGTCCTTGACCCCCACCGGGACGCCGTGCAGCGGACCTCGCGGCTCCTGCGCGTCGCGGCGGCGTGCCTCGGCCAGGGCGAGCTCGGCGTCGACGTGGACCCAGGCGTGCAGCTCGTCCTCGCGTTCGGCGATCAGCTCGAGGCAGCTGGCGACGACCTCCTCGCTGGTGGTCGTCCCTGCACGGATGGCGGCGGCCGTGGCCAGCGCCGTCCGTGGCGGGCCGGACGATCCGCCGGTCACGGCTGGCGCCGCGCGGTGCGGCGGCCGACCAGCACGCCGACGAGGGCCGCGATCGCGCCGAGGGCGAAGGCCGCGAGCAGGTCGGTGGACCGGCGCGCACCCGCCGGTGCTGGCGCCCCGGCGAACACCTGGCCGACCTCGGGCGCTGCGGCGGCCGGAGCGGGCTCGCCCGCGACGGGCGCCGGCGCCACGGCGGCCGGCCCGTGCAGCACCTCGTTGGCCACGGCGCTGAAGAACTCGCCGGCGGTCCGACGAGCGGCCCCCGCGATCATCCGCTGCCCGACGCCACCGATCATCCCGCCGACCACGGCGTCGGCGTCGTAGTGGACGATGGTGGTGTCACCGTCGACCTCGAGCCGCACCACGGCGTCGGCCTGGATGGTGCCCGGCGCGCCGGCACCCTCGGCACGCAGGCGGTACGACTCGGGGACCTGCTTGTCGCGCAGCTGGACCTTGCCGCTGTAGGTGCCCTTGATGGACGCGACGCCGGCCGTCACGGTCGCGGCGTACGCGTCGTCGCCGAGGGCCTGCAGCGATTCGCAGCCGGGCAGGGTCCGGGCGAGCACCGCCGGGTCCTGGAGGGCGTGCCAGAACGCCTCGCGCGGCGCGTCGACGGTGTAGCTCCCGGTGATCTTCACTCAGGTCTCCTCGGTGGTGCCGCGACGCGCGGCGGCCAGGCGCTGGTCGTGCAGCTGCGACGGCGAGATCGGCATGGCGGTCACGACCACCCCGGTGGCGTCCTCGATCGCGGCCGCGATCGCCGCCGAGCCCGGGATGACCCCGGCCTCGCCGGCACCCTTGATGCCGAGGGGGTTCAGCGGCGAGGGCGTCTCGAGGTGGTCGATCTCGACGGTCGGGACCTCGGTGGCGTACGGCATCAGGAAGTCCATGAACGAGGCGTTCTGGAGCTGGCCGTCGCCGTCGTAGGCCATCCGCTCGTAGAGCGCGCCGCCGATGCCCTGGGCCACACCGCCGTGGATCTGCCCGGCGACGATGCGGGGGTTGAGCAGGTTGCCGCAGTCGTGGACGACGCAGTAGCGCTCGATGGAGATGTCCGAGGTGTCCGGGTCGACCTCGACGACGACCGCGTGCATCCCGTTGGCGAAGGTCGAGCGGACCGGGCTGTAGTACCCGTGGGCCTCGAGGCCCGGTTCGTCACCCGCGGCCACCGGAGGCTGATCGGGGTCGCTGGCGCCGGAGAACTGGGTGGCGACCTTCGCCGCCTCGCTGAACGCGTACCGCAGCGGGTTGGCCATGGTGGCGATGACCGACATCGGCAGGTTGGTGTCGGGGCTGCCGATCACGCGCGCCGCCCCGTCGGACAGCTCGAGGTCGTCGACGTCGACCTCGAGCGCGTCCGCGGCGATCCGCAGCGCCTTCTCGCGCACGGTCTCGGCGGCCAGGTGGATGGCGTTGCCGGCCATCACCGCGGCGCGCGACGCGAAGGTGCCGACCGAGTACTGCAGCCGTCGCGAGTCACCGGTCACCACCGTGACGTCCTCGAAGGCGACCCCGAGCCGATCGGCGACGATCTGGGCGAAGACGGTCGCGTGACCCTGCCCCTGGGTGCCGAGCCCGGTGGCGACCTGCACCTTGCCGGAGGGTTCGACCAGGACGTGACCACCCTCGTAGGGACCGACGCCGGTGCCTTCGACGTAGGTGGCCAGCCCGATACCGAGCAGGCGCCCCTCGGCCGCCGCCGCTTCCTTCAACGCCGCGAAGTCGTCCCAGCCGACCAGCTCCTTGAGCTTGGCCAGCGAGGCGGGGAAGTCACCCGAGTCGTAGGTGTAGGCCCGGCCGTCCTGGAAGGTCAGGCCGTACTCGTAGGGGAACTCGTCGGGCTGGATGAAGTTGTTGGCGCGGACCTCGGTCCGGTCGCGGCCGAGCTCGCGCGCGATGGCGTCCACCGTCCGCTCCATCACGAAGCAGCCCTGGGGACGGCCGGCCCCGCGGTAGGGCGAGACCGGCACGGTGTTGGTGTAGACGCTGCGGAACCGCGCCCGGTAGTCGGTCATCCGGTACGGGCCGAGCAGCTGGGTCGAGGTGATGATCGGCACGATCAGGCCGTAGGGGATGTAGGCGCCGTGGTCGTGCACGAAGTCGACGGTCATCCCGAGGATGCGACCCTCGCCGTCGAAGCCGACCCGCACGTCGTGGACCTGGCCACGCTCGTGGTTGGCCGAGATGAAGTGTTCGCGCCGGTCCTCGGTGAACTTCACGTCCTGGCCGAGCAGCAACGCCGCCAGCGGGACCAGCAGCTCCTCCGGCCAGGGGTGCATGATCTTGACCCCGAAGCCGCCCCCCACGTCCGGGGCGACGACCTCGACGTCACCGAACGGCAGGTCGAGCAGGGAGGCGATCGCGGCGCGGACGCTGGTCGGCGCCTGGGTCGAGGAGTGCACGAGCAGGCGGTGCTCGGCCGGGTCGAAGTGGGCGTGGACGCCGCGGGTCTCCAGCGGCATCGACGCGGACCGCTCGATGTCGAGGTGCAGTTCGAGCACGTGCGGCGCGCCGGCGATCGCGGCGTCCGGGTCACCGATCTGCTGGGTCATCTCCGCGGCGACGTTGCCGGGGATGTCGTCGTGGACGGCGTGATCACCGGCCACCGCCGCCTCTGGCCCGACGACCGCCGGCAGCACCTCGTAGTCGACCCGGATGCGTTCGACCGCGTCCTCGGCGGCGTAGCGGTCGCGCGCCACGACGGCGACGATCGCCTCGCCGACGTGGTTGATCTCGTCCTTGGCCAGCACGTGCTGGGTCCGGGCGTGGGTGAGCGTCGGGTGCGGGATCAGCACCGGCAGGCGTTGCTGCAACGTCGCGGGCAGGTCCTCGTAGGTGTAGATCGCGACCAGACCGTCGACGTCGAGGGCGGCGTCGACGTCGATCCCCGTGATGCGGGCGTGCGCGTGGGGGCTGCGCAGGACCGCCATCTCGAGCGCGTCGTGGCCGATGTCGTCGAGGAAGCGACCGGCACCGCGCAGGAGCCGGGGATCCTCGCCTCGGGGGATCGGGGTACCGACCATCTGGGTGGTCACGACCGCACCTCACCGTCGACGGTGACGCTCGGGCGGTGCTGTGCCCGGGGGTCGGCACCGCTCTCGCGCAGCGCTGCCGCGGCTTGCTTCACCGCCGCCAGGATCCCGGTGTAACCGGTGCAGCGGCACAGGTTGCCGGCCATGCCCTCGCGGATCTGGTCCTCGTCCGGCGCCGGCGTCTCGGCCAGGAAGCCACAGGCGCTCATGACGAAGCCGGGGGTACAGAACCCGCACTGGAGGCCGTGGTGGTCCTGCAGCGCCTGCTGCACCGGGTGGAGCGTGCCGTCCTCGGCCGCGATCCCCTCGACGGTGGTCAGCTCGCGACCGTCGACGCTGACGGCGAAGACCAGGCAGCTGCGCACGGGCTGCCCGTCGAGCAGGACGGTGCAGCACCCGCAGACGCCGTGTTCGCAACCGACGTGGGTCCCGGTGAGCTCGAGGTCGTGACGCAGGAGGTCCGACAGCAACCGGCGGGCCGGGATGTTCGCGGTCCGCTGGCGCCCGTTGACGGTGACGGTGATCCGGTGCTGGGTCTCGGTCACGCGGCACCCTCCCGTACGGCCTGCGCGGCGGCCTGTTCGAGCGCGCGCCCGACGAGGACGCCCGCGAGGTGCCGGCGGTAGGCGCCGCTGGCGTGGATGTCGTCATCGGGCCGTAGGCCGGTCACCGCCAGTTCACGAGCGGCGGCGAGGTCGAGCGCGTCGACCGTTCGTCCTGCGAGGGCCGTGTCGAGTTCGACGACGGTCGGGGTGTCGCCGACCCCGATGAAGACCGCGCGGGCCCCCATCACCCGACCGTCGGCGTCCAGGGTCACGGTCGCACCGGCGCCGGCGACGGCGTAGTCGCCGTGGCGGCGCGACAGCTCGGTGAACGCCGACCCGGTGCGGGCGCCCGGCCGTCGGAAGACCACGGCGGTGGCGAGCTCGCCGGGCTGGACGTCGGACTCGAGCGGGCCGACGAGGAAGTCCTCCGCGGCGACCTGCCGGGTGCCGGCGGCGGTGGCGAGCTCGACGTGGCCACCGAGCAGCGCGAGGACGGCCGGCAGCTCCGCGGCGGGGTCAGCGTGCACGATCGAGCCGACGCAGGTGCCGCGGTTGCGGATCACCGGGTGGGCGACCCAGGTGAGGGCCTGGCGCAGCAGCGGGATCGCCGCCTGCACCTCGTCGTCACGGTGGAGGCGCGCGTGACGGACCCGCGCGCCGACGCGCACGTGGTCGGTGGTGACCTCGACGTGGTCGAGCTCGTCGAGCCGCTCGATGTCGACCAACGCAGCCGGGGCGGCCAGCCGCATGTTCATCAACGGCACGAGGCTCTGGCCGCCGGCGAGGACCTTGCCGTCGTCACCGAGCTCGGCGAGCGTGGCGAGCGCCTCGTCGACGGTGCCGGGTGCGTGGTAGGCGAAGGCGGGAGGCTTCACGGGGCGGTGCCCCACGTCGGTGGCCGACGGTCCGATCGGTGCACGTGCGTCCCCTCCCGGCTCCCAGGCAGGGGACGACACTAACGCCCGCCGTGAGCCTCGTTCGTCGGCAACCTCTGCCGAAACGCCCCCGTACCCCCTGTGCGACCGTGCCGACCCGGTCGGCGCCTCCCGTCCGGCGCTGGTGACAGGGGGTCACCCGAGGAGTACGGTCGACAGGTACCGATCACGTGCTCCGGATCCCGGCACGGCTCGCCCTGCGATGCCGACGGACCGGAGCGCTCGTGTCCCAGCTCCTCGCGTCACACCTCCTCGGGTCCAAGCTCCGCGTGGCCGAGCTGATGGACGCCACCTGCGTCGGCCCCGGTTCGCTGTGGCGGGCGGCTCGCGACCTGCGTCGGCGTGCTCGGCAGAACCTCAGCGGCAGCGACGAGGACCTGCTCCGCCAGATCGCGCGCGGCGACGGTGATGCCTTGGCGGTCCTCCACCACCGTTGCGCCCATCTCGTGCAGATCAACGTCCGCCGCGTCCTGGACGAACCAGCGCTCGCCGAACTGCTCACCGATCAGATCTTCGACGATCTGTCGACCGTGGCCGGTCGTTTCGACCCGAGCCGCGGCGACGCCCGGATGTGGCTGCTGGCCCTCGCGCACGAGCGAGCGACGGCCCGGGCGAACGGCTACCCCGCGCCGACGAGGTCCGTGGCTGTCAGCGCGCCTCCGACGACGTCCCGGGCGACCAGGTTGAGCTTCCGGTTGCTGCGACGCGCGTGAGCACGGAGCAGCTCGAACGCGCCATCCATCGGGATGGACGCCTGCTCGGAGATGATGCCCTTGGCCTGCTCGATGCTGATGCGGCTGTGCAACGCGTGCTGGAGCTGGGCCTCGACGACGTGCGATCGGTGCAGCTCACGCTGCTGGATCAGCCCGATGGTCGCCACGTCCGCCATCGCCTGGCCGACGGCCAGGCCACCCTCTCCGAGGCCACCCGGCTCGGTCAGGAAGAGGTTCAGGGCGCCGAGGATCGTGCCGCGCAGGCGCAGCGGCACGGCCTGCACCGACCGGAACCCGGTCGCCAGGGCCTGTGGCGTGAACCGTGGCCACCGCCCGTGCGCCTCCACGAGATCGTCGGCACCGACCGGCACCCCCGTCGTGAAGCAGTCGTGGCACGGCCCCTCCTGGTTCTGGACCTGGAAGAGCTCGAGCAGGGCGGTCCGCTCGTGCGAGGCCGCCATGAACTGCAGGTGACCTGCCTCGTCGACCAGGAGGATGCCCGCCTCCGATGCGAGCTCGAGCTCGACCACCCGCTCCGTCAACGTGGACAGGAAATCGGCGAGGTCGAGATCCTCGACCAACGTGTCGGCGAGTTCGACGAACGTCGCAACGAGCCGGCGTTCGCGTACAGAGCTGTGGGCCGTGTCTTCGACCACGTGTCCTGCCTCCCGGGTCCGTGACCCAGTCGCTGAGCTGAGGGTAGGTGCCCGCCACCCCCGGGGTCGGGGGTAGCTGACCGACGGGCTAGCCATCGGGTTCGAGTCGGAGCCGGTGGGCCACGACGTCCGCGGCGGTCTCACGCAACGGGCGCCCGTCCGCGTACGCGTGCGCCCGGAGCACCGCCAGCGCCGCGCCGACGGCGATGCCGAGCTGCACCGACACGATCCCGGTCGCCTGGTGGATCTCGGCCGCGTCGTCGACGCCGTCGAACAGTTGATCGAGGTCGTACGCCGGGCGGCCCGACTGCACCGCGAGCAGCAGATCGAGCGCGAACCTGGCGAACACCAACGCGTCGGCGTGGTGCTCGTCGCGGATCGCACCGGTGGTGCGTCGGTACAGCGTGAGTGCCCCGAGGCGGATCGCGCCCCGCTGGAGCGGGAACGCGAAGACCGACCCCAGCCCGACCTCGGCGGCGGCCGGGCCGAACGCCGGCCACGTGTCGTCGCACCCGAGATCCTCGACCAGCACGGGCCAGCCGTGACGCTGCGCCGTGTACGCGGGGCCCTCTCCGAGGCCGGCCTGCAGCTCCTCGAAGCCGCGCGCCCCGTCGGTCGCGGACACCGACTGGAGCAGCGCGTCATCGACGATCATCGAGAGACCGACGCCCTCCGCATCGAGACCGACCATCGCCGCCGAGCACAGCCGATCCGCGAGCGACCCATCGGGCTGAGCCGCGATGGCCCCGACGAGGCGCGAGAGCCGGTTCTGGTCCACTCAGCCGCGGCTCGGGTTGGTCCGCTGAGGGGGGACACCGACGGCCGGCCCGGGGAGGCGGACGTGCCGCCCGCCACCGAGGCTCTTGGCCCGGTACATCGCCGCGTCGGCGAGCTCGACGGCGTCGTCGGCGGTGGCGAACCCACCACCCGCCACGGCGACCCCGACGCTCATGGCGAGCTCGACGGCCTCACCGGTCGCCACCATCCGGAACGGCTGCGACAGCGCGAGCAGGGTGCGGGCCGCCAGGTCGGTGGCCTCGTCCTCGTCGGGGAGGTCCTCGCACACGATGACGAACTCGTCCCCGGCGAACCGCGCGAGCGTGTCCTGGGGGCGCAGGCTCGCCGAGAGGCGCGCAGCGACGTCGATGAGGAGCTGATCACCGACGCCGTGTCCGTGCTCGTCGTTGACCTGCTTGAACCCGTCGATGTCGCAGAACAGGACCGCGAACGGCCGGCCTGTCCGCTCCGAACGGGAGGTCGCCTGGTCCAGCCTGTCCGTCAGCAACCGACGGTTCGGCAGCCCGGTGAGCGGGTCGTGCATCGCGTCCTCGGTCAGCCTGGCCGTCGTCCGGGCTGTTTCCTCGCGACGGCGGGCGATCATCAGGTACGAGGCGATGACGTCCGCGATGGTCTGGGAGCTGGCGAGCTGGTCATCGCTGAGCGTGGTCGGTTCGGTCGCGTACAACTCCAGCGCACCGATGCACGCCCCGAGGTGGCGCAGGGGGAAGCTGAACACGGCGCCGAGGCCCGTCGCCGCCGCCCGGGCCGAGAACCGCGGCATCGTCCGATCCGCCCCGAGGTCGGGCAGCGCGACCTCGGTGCCCGACCTGAAGGCGGTCAGGCAGGGTCCCTCTCCGAGCTCGACCTGCAACCTGCCGACGCTCCGGATGCGTTCGTCGGTGGTTGACACGAAGTGGTCTTCGGTGGGACCGTCCATGAGCAGGACGCCCGCTCCGGTCACCGGCAGCAGGGCGACGAGCTGTTCCGCGAGCCGGTCGAGGACGTCCTGGATGGAGAAGTCCACCGTCAACGTCGTCGCGAACCGCACGAGGATCGCCAGGAGCGTCCCCTCGTTCACGGGCTGCTCGGGTCCGAGCATCGTGGGTCTCCGGCCGCGGACGGGTGTCGGGATCGATGGGACTCATCGCTGGGCCTCATCGACGGGGCGACGACCCGTGCCGGGGTCGAGGGCACGGTGTGACGGTGTGTGACATTCAAGCTACACGTTCCGCCGCGCAGGCGCCAGAACCTGCGGTGTCACACCTCGGCGGGCTCCGCCACCTCCGCCAGGGCACGGACGGCGTCGACGAAGGCGTCCATCGGCGGGGAGACCAGGCCGGCCCCGACCTGACCCGTTCCCGCCACCTTTCCGGCGATGCCGGTGTTGACGAACGGCAGGATCCCGGTGCGGGCGATCCGGGCCACGTCGATCCCGACCGGCGTGCCCCGGAACTCCAGGATCGGCACCTGGTAGTGGGGGTGCTCACCCAGGGTGATGCCGTACATCTCGCGCGTCGCGTCGAGCGCGTCGCCCGCCTCCCCACCGACGAACCGCACGATCGCGGGCGCGGCCGCCATCGCGAAGCCACCGACGCCGGCGGTCTCCATGATGGTCGAGTCGCCGATGTCGGGGTTGGCGTCCTCGGCGGTGTAGTCGCCGAGAAACAACCCGTCGGGGACCTCGGCAGGACCGGTGAACCACCGGTCGCCGGTACCGGACACCTGCACCCCGAAGTCGGTGCCGTTGCGGGCCATCGCGACCACGACGGTGCACCCGGGGATGTCGCGTACCGGGTCCATCGCGGCCTTCGCGGCGGGCATCCCGAGGTTGAGGAAGAAGTGCTCGTTGCCGTTGACGAACCGCACCACGTCGGCGAGGTCGCGGTTGTCGATCCCCGCCTCCAGCAGCGGCGGCACGACCTCGCGCACGATCATCGCCGACGCGGCCCGGTTGCGGTTGTGCAGCTCGTCACCCATCTGCAGCGCCTGGGTGATGATGGCGCGCAGGTCGAGCGAGCCGAGCTGGCCGATGGCTGCCGTCAGCGCGGGACCGAGCACGTCCTGCATCCAACGCAGCCGTTCGATGACCTCGGGCGAGTAGGCGCCGTAGCGCAGCACCTTGCCGAGCCCCTCGTTGAGGGTGCAGTACGCCGTGTTGCCGAACGGGCCGTTCTCGATCGCGAACATCGGCATCGACGGAGCCACCACCCCGGCCATCGGGCCGACGGCACCGTGGTGGTGGCAGGGCGACAGCTCGAGATCGCCACGCTCGCCGATGGCGGCAGCCTCCTCGGGCGTGTCCGCCATGCCCTCGTAGAGCATCGCGGCGATCAGGGCACCGCGCATGGGACCGGACGCGCGCTCCCAGGTGATCGGTGGCCCGGCGTGCAGGAACTGGCCGGTCTCGATCCCGACCGCCTCACGAGCGCTGCGGATGCCCACCCAGTGCGGTTCGGCCGAGGTGATGCGCTCGAGCGCCGTGGTGTTGGCGGACGCGGTCCGCGGATCCGCGGCGATGGCGGCCAGCGGTCCGGCGAGATCGGCCTCGACCGGCGGGCGCCAGTCGGTGGGCACGACCTGGACGCCCTGGTTCCGCAGGGTGGTCTCGAACAGCTCGACGCCAGCGGTGACGACGCGTGGCGGGCCGTCGAGCAGCTGGCCGAGGGCGGGGACGGCTGCGGGATCGGTCACGACGGACCTCCGACGAGTTCGATGGCCTTGCGGGCGGCGCGGGCGTTGGACAGGTGCACGGACGCGCCGGACTCGACCAGCCTCGCCGCCTGCCGGTCGCGTCCCTGAGGGTCACCGGCGCTGCCGCAGAGCGAGACGACCACAGCGAGGTCGTCCCCGTCGGCGATGGCCGCGGCGATGGCGGGCGCCAGCTCGGCTGCGGGGTCGGGGTGGGCACCGTGACCGAGGACCACGTCGAGCAGCA
Protein-coding regions in this window:
- a CDS encoding hydantoinase/oxoprolinase family protein — its product is MRRIRIGIDTGGTFTDVVAFDEATGALTTTKTPSTPDDPGRGFLAGVDKVLQMVGAGGADVAAVSHGTTVATNALLEDDIEHMGLITTEGYRYVLEIARQSVPEGYGNSYFWIKPDRIVPVDRVREVGGRLDFRGHEVRPLDEDGAAEVARWFRDQGIDTIGVCLLHSYADDSHERRLLEIIRREHPTATVSLSSEVLREYREYERTVTTLVDASVKPRVGRYIRGIAERLAAFTSTGADGAPTDGAGPAAVNVPFYIMKSNGGVISADEVVHQPITTVLSGPAAGALGAALVAGEAGYERILTCDGGGTSTDVSVVLGGEPTLTTEGTIGRFPSKIPMIDIVTVGAGGGSIAWINPEGNLKVGPRSAGADPGPLCYAKGGTEPTVTDAHVFLGRIPPHLLGGEIDLDAAAATAGIERLAGALGLAPADAARGILEISAWNQANAIRQVTVKRGLDVREFAMAAFGGSGPLLICRLIDILGLSAVVVPLDPGNLSALGLLTVDVKNDYVQTHVVTDGRLDRDEVAAVYRTLESRAADALDREGFAASDHRFVRTADLRYDGQAFEVRVPAPAGPIDVDFQRAVVDAFHDEHERLYGYCYRDAGGAGAAGGGGHAHAVEWVNLRVSGIGPIERPQLRRLEVGDGDPSRARTGTRAVTFGGDPVDTPIYARERLLAGDRVEGPAIIEEFGSTVPLHPGFTARVDDLANLVVTAATVLEPAGAVSTGADLTGAR
- a CDS encoding amidase produces the protein MTGGSSGPPRTALATAAAIRAGTTTSEEVVASCLELIAEREDELHAWVHVDAELALAEARRRDAQEPRGPLHGVPVGVKDLIDTADQPTAYGSPIYDGHRPATDATAVARLREAGAVILGKTVTTEFAVFTPGPTAHPADPTRTPGGSSSGSAAAVAAGGVPLALGTQTAGSVVRPASFCGVFGGKATIGAIPTDGVKACSTTLDHVGAFGRDIRDVAVALGVMAGDLDRFAPIDLGTRPRFGFCRTPWWDALDASTRVAVEAGAEHLARFADVIEVTLPPDFAGLVDAQQVIMAVELRRNLDAERRDHGDLLSDQLRRYLDEAGASADRYDDALALADRCRAQLTDVFADARVVLAPSVLGEAPPIDTTGDPLLCRAWTLLGTPTTSVPGLTGPAGLPIGTQVIAAPGEDAVALAGAALAAVALEGSDAAFTTHRSGTSFGRPYP
- a CDS encoding SRPBCC family protein, producing MKITGSYTVDAPREAFWHALQDPAVLARTLPGCESLQALGDDAYAATVTAGVASIKGTYSGKVQLRDKQVPESYRLRAEGAGAPGTIQADAVVRLEVDGDTTIVHYDADAVVGGMIGGVGQRMIAGAARRTAGEFFSAVANEVLHGPAAVAPAPVAGEPAPAAAAPEVGQVFAGAPAPAGARRSTDLLAAFALGAIAALVGVLVGRRTARRQP
- the cutA gene encoding aerobic carbon-monoxide dehydrogenase large subunit, encoding MTTQMVGTPIPRGEDPRLLRGAGRFLDDIGHDALEMAVLRSPHAHARITGIDVDAALDVDGLVAIYTYEDLPATLQQRLPVLIPHPTLTHARTQHVLAKDEINHVGEAIVAVVARDRYAAEDAVERIRVDYEVLPAVVGPEAAVAGDHAVHDDIPGNVAAEMTQQIGDPDAAIAGAPHVLELHLDIERSASMPLETRGVHAHFDPAEHRLLVHSSTQAPTSVRAAIASLLDLPFGDVEVVAPDVGGGFGVKIMHPWPEELLVPLAALLLGQDVKFTEDRREHFISANHERGQVHDVRVGFDGEGRILGMTVDFVHDHGAYIPYGLIVPIITSTQLLGPYRMTDYRARFRSVYTNTVPVSPYRGAGRPQGCFVMERTVDAIARELGRDRTEVRANNFIQPDEFPYEYGLTFQDGRAYTYDSGDFPASLAKLKELVGWDDFAALKEAAAAEGRLLGIGLATYVEGTGVGPYEGGHVLVEPSGKVQVATGLGTQGQGHATVFAQIVADRLGVAFEDVTVVTGDSRRLQYSVGTFASRAAVMAGNAIHLAAETVREKALRIAADALEVDVDDLELSDGAARVIGSPDTNLPMSVIATMANPLRYAFSEAAKVATQFSGASDPDQPPVAAGDEPGLEAHGYYSPVRSTFANGMHAVVVEVDPDTSDISIERYCVVHDCGNLLNPRIVAGQIHGGVAQGIGGALYERMAYDGDGQLQNASFMDFLMPYATEVPTVEIDHLETPSPLNPLGIKGAGEAGVIPGSAAIAAAIEDATGVVVTAMPISPSQLHDQRLAAARRGTTEET
- a CDS encoding (2Fe-2S)-binding protein, whose product is MTETQHRITVTVNGRQRTANIPARRLLSDLLRHDLELTGTHVGCEHGVCGCCTVLLDGQPVRSCLVFAVSVDGRELTTVEGIAAEDGTLHPVQQALQDHHGLQCGFCTPGFVMSACGFLAETPAPDEDQIREGMAGNLCRCTGYTGILAAVKQAAAALRESGADPRAQHRPSVTVDGEVRS